The following are encoded in a window of Vigna unguiculata cultivar IT97K-499-35 chromosome 8, ASM411807v1, whole genome shotgun sequence genomic DNA:
- the LOC114193178 gene encoding uncharacterized protein LOC114193178 isoform X2 has protein sequence MEVGVSDPNPNPVRVKRKTLEAMLEQCQRALELINASDGQQQEQEEEEEEEDSDESHPSTPPDPETDQLCDLIKSRVECPDFLEKLEHAQASVSLSVVEEGGSWDFVNENDLWEGEEANSDQEDYVLVKQEDIVEGIACFMAAYLLSLKQTKDLTPNQLQDALSKTFSVQKKKGKLRKAWDGSKVVYNVASWGATAIGIYQNPVVARIATKAFWTSCQVISKLL, from the exons ATGGAGGTTGGGGTCTCCGATCCGAACCCGAACCCGGTTCGGGTGAAGCGGAAAACCCTTGAGGCCATGCTGGAACAGTGTCAGAGAGCCCTTGAACTCATCAATGCTTCCGATGGACAACAGCAAGAAcaagaagaggaggaagaagaagaagactcTGACGAATCGCATCCTTCCACGCCCCCCGATCCAGAAACCGATCAG TTGTGTGACCTAATCAAATCTAGAGTTGAATGTCCTGACTTCCTTGAAAAGTTGGAGCATGCACAAGCATCAGTTTCTCTCAGTGTAGTTG AAGAAGGTGGTTCTTGGGATTTTGTTAACGAAAATGATCTTTGGGAAGGTGAAGAGGCGAACTCAGACCAAGAAGATTATGTCCTTGTTAAACAAGAAGATATAGTGGAAGGAATAGCATGCTTCATGGCTGCATATTTGTTGTCCCTCAAGCAAACCAAG GATTTAACCCCAAATCAACTCCAGGATG CTCTTAGCAAGACATTTTCCGTgcaaaagaaaaagggaaagcTTCGAAAGGCATGGGATGGGAGCAAAGTTGTTTATAATGTTGCATCATGGGGAGCTACAGCCATTGG GATATATCAAAATCCTGTTGTTGCAAGGATTGCCACTAAAGCATTTTGGACTTCTTGCCAAGTTATATCAAAGCTACTGTGA
- the LOC114193178 gene encoding uncharacterized protein LOC114193178 isoform X1, translating into MEVGVSDPNPNPVRVKRKTLEAMLEQCQRALELINASDGQQQEQEEEEEEEDSDESHPSTPPDPETDQLCDLIKSRVECPDFLEKLEHAQASVSLSVVEEGGSWDFVNENDLWEGEEANSDQEDYVLVKQEDIVEGIACFMAAYLLSLKQTKDLTPNQLQDGYIKILLLQGLPLKHFGLLAKLYQSYCDLPMQLEEKLNCSKLTVVYLLVLQLSLVWYTPSAPKFN; encoded by the exons ATGGAGGTTGGGGTCTCCGATCCGAACCCGAACCCGGTTCGGGTGAAGCGGAAAACCCTTGAGGCCATGCTGGAACAGTGTCAGAGAGCCCTTGAACTCATCAATGCTTCCGATGGACAACAGCAAGAAcaagaagaggaggaagaagaagaagactcTGACGAATCGCATCCTTCCACGCCCCCCGATCCAGAAACCGATCAG TTGTGTGACCTAATCAAATCTAGAGTTGAATGTCCTGACTTCCTTGAAAAGTTGGAGCATGCACAAGCATCAGTTTCTCTCAGTGTAGTTG AAGAAGGTGGTTCTTGGGATTTTGTTAACGAAAATGATCTTTGGGAAGGTGAAGAGGCGAACTCAGACCAAGAAGATTATGTCCTTGTTAAACAAGAAGATATAGTGGAAGGAATAGCATGCTTCATGGCTGCATATTTGTTGTCCCTCAAGCAAACCAAG GATTTAACCCCAAATCAACTCCAGGATG GATATATCAAAATCCTGTTGTTGCAAGGATTGCCACTAAAGCATTTTGGACTTCTTGCCAAGTTATATCAAAGCTACTGTGATCTGCCGATGCAGCTTGAAGAAAAGTTGAACTGTAGTAAATTGACTGTTGTGTATTTGCTTGTGCTGCAATTAAGCTTGGTTTGGTACACTCCCTCTGCACCGAAGTTCAATTGA